CGCGGAAGCTTTTCCCTGTTCGGGTTTTACCTTTTCCATGAGCGTAAAAAGTTTAATGGTGTAACCCAGTTCCCCGCCCAGCTTTATGTCAAAAGGCTGTATCTTCTCTATCCCTTCCGTGTATATGTCAGACGGCTTTATGTGACTCTTAAAAATCAGCGACGACAATATCGCCAGTTTGGACGCGGAATCGCCGCCCGTGATATCAAGCGTGGGGTCGGCTTCGGCGAAACCGAGTTTCTGCGCTTTTTTCAGCGATTCGTTAAAACCAGCTTTACCCGATGACATCTCGGACAGTATATAATTGGTTGTCCCGTTGAGTATCCCCGCCAAACCGTATATCTCATTGGCGCAAAAGCCCTCATTTATCGCCGCGATAATTGGTATTCCCGCGCCGGCCGTGGCCTCAAAATATATCCGTCTTTTGTTTTTAGCGGCCGCAGCGAGCAGTTCGTTAAAGTCCTTTGCCAGAACATTTTTGTTGGCGGTGACAACATCCATCCCCCTCTCCAGCGCCAGAAGAATAAACCTTTTGGCGGGCTGATAACCGCCTATCAGCTCGACGAATATATCTATTTCGGGGTCGTTGAAAATATCCTCTATGTCCGGCGTATAGACTTTGCTCTCGGGAAGAAGGCCGTGATAGCCCTTGTTCTGTTCAGATAACCGGCGGGCGTCGGCCTTATCCTTAGCCGCGAATTTTTTATCGCACACTCTTTTGATCCGCAGCTTAGCCCCGGCGCGCGCGGAAAGATCCTCGTTTTTTGACAGGAGAAGCGACATCACGCCTTTCCCCACCGTGCCGTATCCGGCGAGTCCTATGTTTATCGTCTTCTTCATTTTTGAGAGGGCGGATTCTTCATGAATTTTTTGAGCCTCAAAAAAGCGTCATGGAATCTTTTGTAATGCGTCACCATCGCTATACGCACATAACCTTCACCGTAGGTGCCGAAACCTAT
The nucleotide sequence above comes from Candidatus Omnitrophota bacterium. Encoded proteins:
- a CDS encoding homoserine dehydrogenase; translated protein: MKKTINIGLAGYGTVGKGVMSLLLSKNEDLSARAGAKLRIKRVCDKKFAAKDKADARRLSEQNKGYHGLLPESKVYTPDIEDIFNDPEIDIFVELIGGYQPAKRFILLALERGMDVVTANKNVLAKDFNELLAAAAKNKRRIYFEATAGAGIPIIAAINEGFCANEIYGLAGILNGTTNYILSEMSSGKAGFNESLKKAQKLGFAEADPTLDITGGDSASKLAILSSLIFKSHIKPSDIYTEGIEKIQPFDIKLGGELGYTIKLFTLMEKVKPEQGKASAKEGVAFQVVPAFIKSSHPLASVSGAFNAVYIKSDAAGEQMLYGPGAGSLPAASAVVSDIVYSARHIMEKSALHMPFFDLKKKPPRIADAREVESCFYLRFTAEDKPGVLARIADILADHGISVASVVQKDGFSPKAVPIVVLTHEARTGDLINAIGEIDKLKMVKEKTVYYRLLDI